A stretch of DNA from Rattus rattus isolate New Zealand chromosome 1, Rrattus_CSIRO_v1, whole genome shotgun sequence:
TGGCCCCTCAGCAGCAGCTTCTGATGATGGTGTGTGACTACCCTGGCCCAGTGGCCTCTCTCCTGCCGCACTGGGAGAGAGGGGGCATACACAGTTCTCCACCTTCCACCTTTTCTCCCTGGTAGTCCACTGTAGAGGTCCAGGGATGCAAGCCAGCCCAGCTTGGAGGATGAACTACCCGGTGATCCACAGGGTCCTGGAGAAGTAGCTAAAAGAAGCAAATTGTTCTTCCCTGGGTAGGCACATGTGGGCACATAAGCACAGCACCTACTGGAGAACAGTTGACTGTACTTCCATTCTGGCCCCTATGGGGCACGCgcgagcacacacatgcacacgcacaggcacacgcacacacatcctGGCCTCCATGTGCTCTGGATGAGGCTGCTGTTTcatctgcctccctggtgctacCTGGTCTCATCTCCGTGGGGAagcacttggttttgttttaaaaacacattaaaccTGTTTGGAAAGATGCTCTTCCTAGGGAACCACGAGTGCTGGCATGGTGAGGTGGTCTCTGGGCTCTTCTGCCCTCGCCCTAATAACTGCAGGGCCTTATGGTGCCGGATCAAAGCTCCAGTCCCAGGCCTGAGGTGGTACGCTCccaggagagtgggaagggggaaatggaagCCCAGTGCTGGCTAAGGTTTTGGATGCAGAGAGTAAAGTAAATTCTATTCTACTTAGATCTTTAGTGCCTCCTCTAAAAACTCCATTCTGGATAGGTCTTCTATTCACGAGGTTGGCAACTGTTTGGATTTGGACCCAGGTGGCTTGACCAGTGGGCAGGACAAACCACAAAGCACTTTGTCTAGCTCCAGGGCAATCTGATCTACCTGGAAACAAGTCATAGCCTTTGCAACCATCTGGAGAGGCTGCAGTGCCTTAGAGTCAACCCCTCACCTCATGGGCTCTTCCCCCTAAACTTGTCCACCAGGAATTGCCAAGGGTATGGCTCAGGAGCAATCCTGGACGGCCCAGGTTGAAGGAGAAAAGGCTCAAAGGAATGACCACATTTTGTATCACTCTGCTGCTCTGTCCAACTGTGGATTCAGATTACTGCTGGCGGTCTAGAGCTAAGGGACCTGCGTCTTAAGGAGGGGCGCTGTGTCTTTGCAGAAACACTGTCCTGAGCCCTTGTCCTAGTACTCTCCCCTCATCTTCCCATCTCCTAGTCTGAGCCTTGAAAACTTGAAGTGGAGAAGGGCAGGGGGTGTAACAGCTTGGCAATGGGCAGAGCCTTGAGTGAGGTATGCAAAAGTGATTTCCATGGAGGTCCAAGAATTCAGCTCCTTGGAGCCACAACATCCCAGTCAAAAGTCTGTTTAAATATCAAAAGCTGAGGGAAAGCAAGGAGCAAGGGAACTGGGGCTCAGGGAGCAGACTCCATCTGTGCACACTAGGGCCCATCTGACCATAGAAGTACCCAGCCTCCCCAGTGAAGACCTAGGGAACCTCGTAGCTGGCTGGGGTCTGGAACACTAGCTACTTGGGTGGGTTTTCAAAAGTCTAAAGTGTCTATACCAGCAGCCTCCATATCAGCCTAGCACTCGGTTAGGAGCTACCATCCAGCTGTGACAGACCTACAATCTGCAGAGGCAGATCTGGGCCTTGGGTGTACATTCAGACTGAGTAGCTTCCAGTAGCTGTTCTTATACACATACCATTCTTCTGGAGAGGTTTCAATCTGGCCTTGGCCCAGATAGACTAGAGTTGGCAGAGACTAGGGCTCAGGAATAAGACCTCTCTCACCAGCCTCTCTTAACAGTTCAAGCCCCTTTCACTTGGGCACACGAGGCCCAGGAGGTTGTTAGGGCCCTGTATTGCGGTTGTCCTATAAACAAGCAAGTGAGGCCTGGCTGAGTTACAGAGAGTTCCTGTcaggtttgtgtctgtgtgctatCATTAACTGGGCTAGGGAGATCATGATGAGGCTCAAAGGTGTCCTCTCAGCCTAGGGATGTAGtgcagtggtagggtgcttgcctaggatgcctaaggccctgggttcaaacaaCTGctctacaataaaaaaaaaatgtccaattaGAATGAAACATTCTGGTGTTCTTTACATGCTATAGGCAGGGGTTCTGGTGGCTGAGTCCTGGTTGTGGAAGAGGCTACTTTGCCCAGGTTGCCTGGCATATGCCCCAGCAGGGAATCCTATAACTCTGAGGCTTACGGTGCTGAATAGCCCGGTGCACAGAGACCTCAGCCCCAATTCTGTACTCAGTGTCCGATGGAGCTCCACTGGGATTCATGGCCCCTCAGGAGAGAAACTTACACTCTCATATATATGACTTTCTTCAGTACAGAGGGCATCACAAGGAAACTGTGTTCCTTTCCCCATAGTTTGATCTGGGGAGTTTAATCAGCCTTTTCTTCTGGGTTCTACCTTGGGATCCATAAACACTGGAGAAAGCACCCAACACAGAGATGGGGAACGTGGGTTTTGTTGGAGCCATCAGCAGAGGGGGACCGAGCCCTTTACCTGTGGGAAGGGCAGCGGGGACCTGGCACACAGTTTAGCCTCCTCTGAATGTCTCCACAAGAGCATCTGCATCTTGACGCCAGCAGCTGTCCTCCAGAGGATCTTGGGCCTATGGGCTTCCTGTCCTATTGTAGGGCCCTTTCTCCGACACTCAACCTTGCTCGCAGCTGAGTTCACCTGGCCACACGTAATAAAGGTGAAACAGGTCGACTTCGTTAGCTACCCTGTTTTAGTCTCATTTTTGTGACTGGATCTAATGCTTGcataggatgggggtggggagtgcatCAAAGTGGGACAATATTAATTAAAGAGAATGCCATGAGCACCTACCAGTTTTTATCTCAGAAAGCCACATACAGCAGGAAGAGGCCTGTGTCACAGTTGCATGGCCCCAAAGCTGCTTCTCTGAGTAGCCAACAGTCTGTGTCCCAGTGAACCTAAGGCCATGTAACAATGTGCTCTAGACCATGACTGGGCAATGAAGGGCTGTGTTCCACTTCCCAGCCCTGGTTCCAGGGACAAACAGCCATTGGCTTACTACCATCATTGACTGTCTTGGCAGGTGGGCTGCCCAAGGAGTTCCCATAAAGGGGTGCCTTATACCAGTCCCTGAGACTCTATCCTACCTAGACTTGAGATAGCTTAGAGGTCCGGTTTCAGGGAAGCTGACTGTCTTATGTCTGAATGGCACAGGCGATTGGCCCTGTAGCTGGGATAGTGGAGCCCTCTGCTGTCTGTATAGCCTGTCTTCTCAGCCTCTTATCAGCCCGTTCACTCAGTACTCTGTATAAACACAACAGCTAAACCAGTTTTCTATAAATTCTTATAAATGAGGAAATAGGGTCATGGACTGGACCCAGGATGGCAAGTGACAGTGCCAGAGTCCAGTCAGGTAGCCCTTGGCTGAGAGGAGCTACCCATTGGGAATGGGCTGAGAACTGGGAATCCAAGGCAAAGGGCTGAGAGAACACAGGGCTGcagtgttggaggaagtgggacAGCCTCTTCCTGTCTGTAACTACCATTCACTAGTCCTGCTTTGTGGGTAAAGGGTTACCTCACTTAGTGTCACTCAGCTAACAGATGCCACCATGGGAGCTGCCCTGAGCCACAGTAATGGGTGCCTCCACCTAATCTCAGGAGGCTGCTCAGAAAAAGTGAGGGAGTCAGCACTTGGGCGGCTGAGTGGCAAGGATTGTCCTGGGGGCGAGGGTACCTGAGACAGGGCTAGAACCACATCAGGTTCTCCCTATGCAGTGGTCTCAGAGGCTGGGCCCTCAGTCCTGTTGCCTCACTTTTCTCTATGTCCTGGTTTTCCTGGCGTGCTGTTATAAGATATAATATCAAATCCTTTTGATATTCTTTCAAATCCTACAGAGTCAAATCCTGCTAGGGCAGTACCTGTAGTCATAATTCCAGGGCTAGAGGGCACTCAAGGACTCCTGACCCAAGCCAGAATCCTGGAGACTCAAGCTCTACCTGCCACAGAGCCAGCTTAGGTCTGGTAGGGAAGCAGCTTATGTCCAGCTGGAGGCAGGGCTCTAGTCTTCCAAAGCTAGCGAGGACACACCTCTGAAACCTCAAACAGCTCTCTCCCTTGACTGGCGAACAGGGCAAGTCGGACAACTTATCTTTGCAGCAGGAGTGACCTGGATGCAGCTTCTCAACTAGGAAAGGGTATGCTTGTTGGGGGCGGTGGGCTTCCCAGCTTCCACTGGGACGAATTTTCCTCCTATGGGCCAAGGCTCTAGCTTCATGGTGAGGGAGGGAGCTCCTTGGACAAGTGACATCTATTCCTCTGCCATTCTCATCCTATCCTCCTGAGTGTGACCATGGGCTTTTGAGAAGTCCCATGAAAAATCAGAGGAGGGCCAGGGCTCCAGACCAGAATCAGTAGCTCTTATGGCGAGCAGAAGATACTTTGTTGCTTCTAAAACAGGCCAGCTTTCAGATACTGGAGGCCAACCTTACCAATTACAGTAGGGCTATTGCCCCTCTGCAGGGTAAGGAGGCCTCCAGAAATGAATACTTTTTCCAACTGCAGATGGACAGCGACCCATGGTTCTTAGAGGTGGGACAATGGGAAGATGGGGGTGATCTAGAGAAGCAAGGAGGCAAGTACCCAGTGTTGCAGGAATTCTCCCCgaggaaatataaatatttacccTCTCTTTATAAGGTACCCAGGACAAAACAAAGTACAATTCCACTAAAGTCCAACTTAGGGAAcaaatgagtttattgggcttagAGAATATGGACGGGGTGTTGCTTACGGGAGTGTGGGTGATCCCAAAGCAGTCACAACCATCAAATGTCTCATGCCAGCATGGGGGATGATGTCTACCACCTTCACAGGCTACACATTCTACCCGCTCCTGAGACCATGAGGCCACGCACAATGAGGACACAACTGTAACTGGCTGGGAGGTGCAGAAGGAGGATCTGGAATCTCAGAGAAGGATCGAGTgaccctcccttttccttccttgaatCCTTGACTGAACGTCATAGTCAACACACCCCATCTTGACTCTTGATGGTATCTTACGGGTAATCACAGCTTCTCAGATGAAGACTATGGCCGTTAGGCTCAGAGGACCGCCCAATACAACACCCACGCAGGGCTATTCTCACCACAGAGCCTGCAGATGGGCAAGGAGCCTGTAGTCTCGTCTGAGGCCTTGCCTTACTTCTTGCTGAGCTCTTTAGCCCGGCAGGTAGCTGCTTCCACAGCACTCATGGCAGCTGCTCGAAAACCGCCCTGCTCTAGGGCATGAAGCCCGTGGATGGTGGTTCCAGCTGGTGTGAGCACATCAGTCCGCAGCTGGGCTGGGTGCTTCCCTTCCTGCTGCAGCATTTTGGCTGTCCCCTAGGGAGAAGAGTGAAGGGtagtgggaggaaaagagaggcagCTACATAGTTCCCCAGCCTGTCTGGACTCTGTAGGCTTGCCTTCCTGTTTGCTGGAGACAGAGCACTCAAACCTTACCAACCTCCTCCTTCACTCACCAGCAGGGTCTGAGCAGCAATGCGGTGGGCCAGGTCACTGGGCATGCCCATCTTGATGGCGCCTTCAGCCAGGGCCTCCGAAAATGTACACACCTGTAGCGACAGCATCGGGAGTTGGGAAGACACATGTCAAAGTTGACCTTTGGCTAGACACAGTTCACAGCTAGAGAATGCTcagaatagtggttctcaacctgtgggtggtgacccCTGTTAGGCTAGAACCCTTGCTCATCCACCCTCACAGGCTGGGAAACCCCATCTGCTCTCCTTCCCACAATGCCGCCCACACAGAGGAAACTCCTCCATCTGCAAACATGTTATCACTCCTTGTCTCTCCATTTCGGGACTCACGAGTGCTCACCTAGGGGCTCAGTTTTTGACCACATATGCTACGGACACAAACCCAGCTCCTACCTGATACATCATCATGATTCCCCTAAGCTCTATAAAACTCCCTTGCTGTGGCCTGGATGTGTGACTtcactgacctccacctgtgagaTGGGTGAACCCACCCAGAGAGCTGCCTCCTAAGAAACCTAACTTTACTGACTTTtacggtttttgtttttttgttttttgttttcggagctggggaccgaacccagggctttgcgcttgctaggcaagcgctctaccactgagctaaatccccaacccctctgactTTTAATCTTGTCTAATCTGGCCTATGTTTGGGTCaccaagagagagaaaatgcctGTCAACCTCTTtgggagttgaatgacccttttacaggggtggTCTAAGACCGTCAGAAAACActgatatttataaattataacagtagcaaaattacaattatgaagtagcaatgaaaatgacaCGACATAAgtaactgcattaaagggtcacaggaattaggattaggaaggttgagaggcaCTGGCTCAGAACTGCAGGAAACAAAACCCTAAACATGGTCACAGATACCTAGGCTATAAGGCCTAAACCCAGAAGTTTGGTAAAGGGGCCAGCCTCAACGGTCTAATAAAGCATGATGTTCTGAGGGACAGCAGAACTCACGGGTGGCCCGTGGATCGTTTGAAGACCTTGACTCTGAGACCTCGAGAGCAAGGCCTTTGCTAAGGGCTTACATTTAAGGGTATGGGCTAAGACAATACTCACAAAGGCCACACCACTGCCGCTGAGGCCAGTGTGGATATCGACGTAGGACTCAGGAACCTCTATGCACTGCCCACAAGCTTCCAGCaagttctgtaggagcttggcgTCTTCATTCCCAGCATGGTGGCCTCGTGTCATCACCATAGCCCCCTCCTGAACTACGCAGGGTAGATTGGGAGAGACTCGCAGTACTCGTGTTTTTGGGGGTAACAGCTGGACGGAAGAAAGTTCAGTGTCAGGCAGCCTAAGAGACTGGGCCTGCTAGGCAAACACCTCAGCCAAACGCAGCCTCTAGTCCCCAGATCCCAGGTACACTGGCAGAACACTATCCCAGCCCCCTAACCCTGGTGAGCCAACTAGATAACTTTGGGAGCTTGGCTAGGATGCTGTCTGCTTCCCGAGCATGGCCAACAGAACCTATTTCAGAGTCAGGCCTTATTCACACCAAGGGGCCACTCACCTCCTCCATAGAGCTCAGAGAGATCCCAGCAGCCACGGATACAATGATGTGCTCAGTGGTGACAACAGGGGCCACTTCTGCCAGAACGGCTGGCAGGACTTGGGGTTTGGTGGCAAAGATGACGAGTGGGCAGTTTTGCAGCACCTCGTGGTTGGAGTGAGTAGTCTGGCAACCCAGAGCCTAAACAGACACAAAGGCCAGAAATGAGGCTCTGTGAGGGGGCATCCTACACAGGCTCATCTGTGTGCCATAGATCATTCTGTATCCCATATTGTATCCTATATTGCTACAAATGTCTGTACTTGCAGTAGTCTCCAAGGCCTAAGCCAAATCCAACAGGCCCTGCTCTTAAAGCTCTAAATTTTACCTTCTGGAACCTTTCCTCCCAGTATCCACACCCACCCTACACAGGCACGTACTGCATCTGCTCTAGTCCTTCCAGAAGCTTGTCTTCCTGGCCTCTGACTACCAATTCTCCTGGACAGACCAAACTATCTCAAACCTCCAGTCATACCTGGCCCCTGATAAATGCTTCAGAAACACAAGGCCCTATGTCGCACTCACCCTGAAGTGGCAGAGGTTCTTGTCTGTTGGTGCACTGGCCAGCACTTGCTTTGCTTCTACTTTGCCTGGATAGAAGGGCAAAAGCTGGTGAGGTCTGGGGAGATAGGAAAGGGCTTGCTAATCCACTGTGAGGCTAAGGCTCCATAGGGACACGGCAGGGATGTTTGTCCTTGGGGCTGAACAATCAAGGCAATTCAAGGGTACTTGAACGACACTGTCATTTCTGTTGGACACTGGGGCCAGGAACCTGCCCAATCTTAACAAGGAAGAATGTCCGAGGGTCTCTGCCTTCAGGAAAGGGACAGCTGACAGGAATGTTTAGATCTGTTGGCCAAAATGCAAAGCCTGTGAGGGAACACCAGAGCTAAGGCCGTATGGTGGAGAGCCAGGTAGTTGGTAAaggtctggagagacagcttagcagtTGAGAGTACTTGTAGCTCTTGAAGATGACCTGGGATAGATAGGTTCTTACAATCCACGTGGGTAACTGACAGCTATTCATAAGTCCACTTCCAGTGGaaccagtgtcctcttctggcctctgaagacacCAAGTGTGTaagcgtgcatgcacacacagtgcacagataaaacatataatcttaaaaaaaaatagcccatCTTAGCCTGGTGATAAtgtggcatgcctttaatcctagcatttaaagaggcaggcgaatctctgagttccaggccagcctggtcgataggccagttctaggacagccagggtcataTAGAGAAACCATGActtgaaaaaaacaaagccagTCTGTTAAAGACCTAACAGGGGATGTGTTCCCTTTCAACAGGTAAGTGAGCTGGAATGTCTTGGGGAGACTAAGTGGCCCCTCTGGGGGATATTATCTGGTTTTGGAGGATATAGGGATAGAAAGACTGGGCCAGATGAAGTTCATGCTATAACCTGAACACAGAGGGAGCTACTTATGTCAGTGGTCGTGTTTGTATGGCATCAAGAGGCAGGTGAACTGCCAGGTTTTACATGGAAACACCTGCGGCTTATAGGAAGCCATTCTCCAATAATCATGGGCCTCTGGACTTTGAAGTACGGCTGAAATCAGAGAGCCCAAAGGTCACCAACTTTCTCTAGCTGCAATCTGTTCATAAAGTTTCTAAACACTGTACAGCAGTGTTAGGCTAGTGTTAGCATCAGCTAAATACACCAGCGGTCCTCAGCCTGGAAGAGTTTGCTTCTCTCCTCACCCTACCCTCCACTCCCAGGTAGCAGACATCTGGCCCTGGTAGAGACACTTCGACCTTCAAATTCAAGGTGCTGTAGCCATGAAGAGATGACAAACCAGTAATGGAAGACACTCTTCAGAACACAGGGCCAATCTTCCTCCCAAATGTCCACACAGCTGCCCACCTCTGAGAGTGGAGCTGAGGCATGGATAGAAAGAGAGGCCAGGAAGTTGGACATTTAACTTGGCATTAAATCAGTTCAATCTAAGATATGATTTGAGTCACATATGGAACTATCAACTCACAGCCACAttaaggagataaaaaaaaaagttaaaggcgAGCCATCTGGGGGGTggctcacacttttaatcccagcattctgggaggcagaaaaagttcagggccagcctggtctaccagcaaattccaggccaaataaaccctgtcttgaaaacaaacaaacaaacgaacaagcaaCCCCCTCCcgccacacacacaaagaagtcaCGCGTGAAGTCAATCATAATTTCCTTTAATGCAATATATTTAAAGGATTATCATTCACCAATACAATCAGTGTTAAATAAactaaactgttttttttttttctttttttttttttcggagctggggaccgaacccaggaccttgtgcttgctaggcaagcgctctaccactgagctaaatccccaacccctaaactgttttttttaaacacctcGCTTGGCCCGCCCACTCACCCGCCTGGGAAGGG
This window harbors:
- the Pycr3 gene encoding pyrroline-5-carboxylate reductase 3 — encoded protein: MADETPEPRRVGFVGAGRMAEAIAQGLIRAGKVEAKQVLASAPTDKNLCHFRALGCQTTHSNHEVLQNCPLVIFATKPQVLPAVLAEVAPVVTTEHIIVSVAAGISLSSMEELLPPKTRVLRVSPNLPCVVQEGAMVMTRGHHAGNEDAKLLQNLLEACGQCIEVPESYVDIHTGLSGSGVAFVCTFSEALAEGAIKMGMPSDLAHRIAAQTLLGTAKMLQQEGKHPAQLRTDVLTPAGTTIHGLHALEQGGFRAAAMSAVEAATCRAKELSKK